The proteins below come from a single Aegilops tauschii subsp. strangulata cultivar AL8/78 chromosome 6, Aet v6.0, whole genome shotgun sequence genomic window:
- the LOC109778995 gene encoding transcription termination factor MTEF1, chloroplastic has protein sequence MLAHTRLPPPAPHPAQILPARLAGGGGVEFRRKVHFLSAELHLDPFPLLALHPELRSAPLALLHASLRLLLSHGLSAGDASRVFSAFPSLLTSPPEESLRFLSAAAPLPPPLLRAAVVRSPRLLAASIPDTLRPALYFLRHRVSLRRRPLPLAAALLLAFSVDRTLLPKVLFLGKATGLPDPAICTIIRRAPAILSYGIETNLTPKLKFLADGMGMDPAAELTEFPHYFAFSLEGRIRPRHQALRLRGIDMSLKEMLTSSDDEFKERILDATLSGNMQKM, from the coding sequence ATGCTCGCCCACACGCGCCTCCCGCCTCCGGCTCCGCATCCCGCCCAAATCCTGCCCGCCCGCCTTGCCGGAGGCGGCGGTGTGGAGTTCCGCCGCAAGGTCCACTTCCTCTCGGCCGAGCTCCATCTCGACCCGTTCCCGCTCCTCGCCCTTCATCCTGAGCTCCGCTCCGCGCCGCTCGCGCTTCTCCATGCCtccctccgcctcctcctctcacaCGGACTCTCCGCCGGCGACGCCTCCCGCGTCTTTTCGGCATTCCCGTCGCTCCTCACCTCTCCTCCTGAGGAGTCCCTCCGCttcctctccgccgccgcgccgctgcCCCCTCCTCTCCTCCGCGCCGCGGTGGTCCGTTCCCCTCGCCTCCTCGCAGCGTCCATCCCGGACACCCTCCGCCCCGCGCTTTACTTCCTTCGCCACCGCGTTTCCCTGCGACGGAGACCCCTTCCGCTCGCTGCTGCCCTGCTCCTCGCTTTCTCCGTcgaccgcacactcctccccaaGGTCCTCTTCCTTGGCAAAGCCACGGGGCTCCCAGACCCCGCCATCTGCACCATTATTCGCCGCGCCCCCGCCATTCTCTCCTATGGTATCGAGACCAACCTCACGCCCAAGCTCAAGTTCCTCGCCGACGGCATGGGCATGGACCCAGCCGCGGAGCTTACCGAGTTCCCACACTACTTCGCGTTCAGCTTGGAGGGGAGGATCAGGCCGAGGCACCAAGCATTGAGGCTGAGGGGCATTGATATGTCACTAAAGGAAATGCTCACGAGCagcgatgatgagttcaaggagCGGATTTTAGATGCAACGCTGTCGGGCAATATGCAGAAGATGTGA